One part of the Flavobacterium johnsoniae UW101 genome encodes these proteins:
- a CDS encoding DUF4266 domain-containing protein, which produces MKTNKIILLSAIGTLSLGSCTTVKEYQKNKLNDAEMVLSNRTIEKTELNFQSYREGASGANAGKSGGGCGCN; this is translated from the coding sequence ATGAAAACAAATAAAATAATCCTGCTAAGTGCTATCGGTACATTATCGCTTGGTTCCTGCACCACAGTGAAAGAATATCAGAAAAACAAACTCAACGATGCCGAAATGGTATTGAGCAACCGTACCATAGAAAAAACTGAACTTAACTTTCAATCTTACCGTGAAGGAGCCTCCGGAGCCAATGCCGGAAAAAGTGGCGGGGGTTGTGGATGTAATTAA
- a CDS encoding cytochrome b/b6 domain-containing protein yields the protein MKMENKNQFTVIHRILHWSVALLMSILFITGFLRMYWMSKKTIIDTVETEMQSHNISLEKGQIIPIVKSIQKPMWEWHEYAAYIMFLAFLVRIIYMLVKGIKFPDPLKKSQSVKERMQGFIYIIFYLFIAVSIVTGFYLKWVDGQWKEPMEAVHKWAIYWFPIFILLHFGGIVIGELTNKKGIVSKMVGGE from the coding sequence ATGAAAATGGAAAACAAAAATCAGTTTACAGTAATTCACCGGATTTTACACTGGTCTGTTGCACTATTAATGTCTATTTTATTTATTACCGGATTTTTACGGATGTACTGGATGAGCAAAAAAACAATTATAGATACGGTTGAAACCGAGATGCAAAGCCACAACATTTCACTTGAAAAGGGACAGATAATACCTATCGTAAAAAGCATTCAGAAACCGATGTGGGAATGGCATGAATATGCTGCCTACATTATGTTTCTGGCATTCCTAGTAAGGATAATTTATATGCTTGTAAAGGGAATTAAATTTCCTGATCCGTTGAAGAAATCCCAATCAGTAAAGGAAAGAATGCAAGGATTTATTTATATAATTTTTTATCTGTTCATCGCCGTTTCTATTGTTACAGGATTTTACCTGAAATGGGTGGACGGTCAATGGAAAGAACCGATGGAAGCTGTACATAAGTGGGCCATTTATTGGTTTCCGATATTCATTTTATTGCATTTTGGCGGAATCGTAATTGGTGAACTGACAAATAAAAAAGGAATAGTATCTAAGATGGTAGGTGGAGAATAA
- a CDS encoding VIT1/CCC1 transporter family protein: protein MELEKHYVNRVGWLRAAVLGANDGLLSTTSIVIGVAAADPSRHAIILAALAGTIAGAMSMAAGEYVSVSSQADTEKSDINREKKELEKMPEIELHELAKIYEKRGVSKETAMLVAKELTDHNALEAHTKDELGINEITVAKPFQASVASFFSFLSGAALPMMVSIFAPEKNMVYYQYGFSIIFLMILGAIAAKTGGSNIGVAIVRICFWGTIAMVITAIVGYVFGVNIS from the coding sequence ATGGAATTGGAAAAACATTATGTAAACAGAGTGGGTTGGTTAAGAGCTGCTGTTTTAGGAGCTAATGACGGATTGCTTTCCACCACAAGTATTGTAATCGGAGTTGCTGCCGCAGATCCCAGCCGACATGCTATAATTTTGGCGGCTTTGGCGGGAACCATCGCAGGAGCAATGTCGATGGCCGCAGGAGAATATGTTTCTGTAAGCTCACAAGCTGATACAGAAAAATCGGATATAAACAGGGAGAAGAAAGAGTTAGAAAAAATGCCTGAAATTGAACTCCACGAATTGGCAAAAATTTATGAAAAAAGAGGTGTAAGCAAAGAAACAGCAATGCTCGTGGCGAAAGAACTTACAGATCACAATGCACTGGAAGCACATACAAAAGACGAATTAGGAATAAACGAGATTACTGTAGCAAAACCTTTTCAGGCTTCAGTAGCATCGTTTTTCTCTTTTCTTTCCGGAGCAGCGTTGCCAATGATGGTCTCCATTTTTGCTCCAGAAAAAAATATGGTGTATTACCAATATGGTTTTTCGATTATTTTCTTAATGATTTTGGGGGCTATTGCTGCCAAAACAGGAGGCTCCAATATAGGGGTCGCAATAGTTAGAATTTGCTTCTGGGGGACTATTGCAATGGTAATAACGGCAATTGTTGGGTATGTATTTGGCGTAAATATTTCCTAA
- a CDS encoding DUF3570 domain-containing protein: protein MKRIYISALGLFSFYQIQAQQIKTDSASVGKLKVDEVNLVSSYYKQDGNNSAVTGGIGTEKLTDISNIINVKLIRYDKKKRKHTFGAELGIDHYTSASSDMIDLKANSSASSQDIRVYPSLSWQVENEEKGNSFMAGVSSSTEYDYQSFGANIGFSKKTTNKMGELTANLHAYIDQVKLIAPVELRNGTTEDNGTDSRNTFAASLSYSQIINANLQLVFLVDAVQQNGLLSLPFHRVHFSDGSVHQEKLPDNRFKLPLGFRANYFLGDRFIIRTYYRYYTDNWGINSHTFNIETPVKLSPFVSLSPFYRYYTQTAVKYFGAYQTHNESNGFYTSNYDLSGFNSQFFGMGARFNLPNGLLGISKFNMIEIRYGHYTKTTGMKGDIISLNLKFK from the coding sequence ATGAAAAGAATATATATTAGTGCATTAGGACTTTTTAGTTTTTATCAAATCCAGGCACAGCAAATAAAAACAGATTCTGCATCGGTCGGAAAATTAAAAGTTGATGAAGTGAATTTAGTGTCCAGTTATTACAAACAGGATGGGAACAATTCTGCGGTAACGGGAGGTATCGGAACAGAAAAGCTGACCGATATTTCCAATATAATCAATGTGAAACTCATCCGATATGACAAGAAAAAACGCAAACACACTTTTGGGGCAGAATTGGGCATAGACCACTATACTTCTGCCTCTTCGGATATGATAGACCTCAAGGCCAATTCCTCAGCATCCAGTCAGGACATTCGAGTTTATCCTTCCTTGAGCTGGCAGGTAGAAAATGAAGAAAAGGGAAACAGTTTTATGGCAGGTGTGTCTTCTTCCACCGAATATGACTATCAATCTTTTGGGGCAAATATTGGTTTCTCCAAAAAAACAACCAATAAAATGGGAGAATTAACAGCCAATCTTCATGCGTATATCGATCAGGTAAAACTTATCGCTCCAGTAGAACTGCGCAATGGAACAACTGAAGATAATGGAACTGATAGCCGGAATACTTTTGCCGCATCACTTTCTTATTCGCAGATTATCAATGCCAATTTACAGCTCGTATTTCTTGTAGATGCCGTTCAGCAAAACGGACTATTGAGCCTTCCGTTTCACCGTGTACATTTTTCGGATGGAAGTGTACATCAGGAAAAACTTCCTGATAACCGGTTCAAGCTTCCTTTGGGTTTCCGTGCCAATTATTTCTTGGGTGACCGGTTCATTATCCGAACCTATTACCGCTATTATACAGATAATTGGGGTATAAATTCACATACTTTCAATATAGAAACACCGGTAAAATTATCCCCTTTTGTTTCCCTCAGTCCTTTCTACAGGTATTATACCCAGACAGCGGTAAAGTATTTCGGTGCCTACCAAACACATAACGAATCCAACGGGTTTTATACCAGCAATTATGATCTGTCCGGATTTAACAGCCAGTTCTTTGGTATGGGGGCCAGGTTCAATCTTCCCAACGGATTATTAGGAATCTCAAAATTCAATATGATTGAAATACGCTATGGGCATTATACAAAAACAACCGGTATGAAGGGTGATATCATTTCGTTGAACCTTAAGTTTAAATAA
- a CDS encoding thioredoxin family protein, which yields MKKILLILHVMVMSHAFGQTAIENAKQQAKEQHRLILLNFSGSDWCVPCIKMHKTIFENGTYKQMADSLLVYVNADFPRKKKNQPLSQTIKENEALADKYNPGGAFPFTLLLDADGKIIKTWEGLPKEGVDGFTNEIITLYKKVKK from the coding sequence ATGAAAAAAATACTCTTAATTCTCCATGTGATGGTGATGTCCCACGCATTTGGGCAGACCGCGATAGAAAACGCAAAACAACAAGCCAAAGAACAGCACCGATTGATTCTATTGAATTTTTCGGGTTCAGATTGGTGTGTACCCTGCATCAAAATGCACAAAACCATTTTTGAAAACGGAACCTACAAACAAATGGCCGACAGCCTTTTGGTGTATGTAAATGCGGATTTTCCGAGAAAAAAGAAAAACCAGCCCTTATCTCAAACCATAAAGGAAAATGAAGCTTTGGCAGATAAATATAATCCCGGCGGCGCTTTCCCTTTTACCCTTTTACTGGATGCGGATGGAAAAATAATAAAAACCTGGGAAGGCCTCCCGAAAGAAGGTGTTGATGGGTTTACAAACGAAATCATAACCCTATACAAAAAAGTAAAAAAATGA
- a CDS encoding FAD:protein FMN transferase encodes MTAKEFRKTEKLMGNAFEITVVGADEVLAYQQIDSAIGEIKRIEQLFTTFKTDSQTNLINNNAGIQAVKVDEEVFNLIERSLRISRITNGFFDITYGGVDKSLWNFDRSMTRLPDAETAKKLVYLINYQNVILNRENSTVYLKEKGMRIGFGGIGKGYAAEMAKNVLQKQGVGSGIINASGDLTVWGTQADGKPWTIGIANPDQARLPFSYLNLTDTAIATSGNYEKYVKVGGKKYSHTINPKTGMPITGIKSVTVICPNAEIADAMATPISIMGVKAGLEMINQIHQIECIIIDDKNKIFTSKNINLI; translated from the coding sequence ATGACAGCAAAGGAATTTCGCAAAACCGAAAAGCTGATGGGCAATGCCTTTGAAATCACGGTAGTGGGAGCAGATGAGGTTTTAGCCTATCAACAAATTGATTCCGCCATTGGGGAGATTAAACGGATTGAGCAATTGTTTACCACTTTTAAAACGGACAGTCAGACCAACCTGATTAATAACAATGCCGGAATACAGGCGGTAAAAGTAGATGAAGAAGTTTTTAACCTGATAGAAAGAAGCCTCCGCATCAGCCGTATTACCAATGGTTTTTTTGACATCACTTACGGAGGTGTGGATAAAAGTCTGTGGAATTTTGATAGGTCAATGACCAGACTGCCCGATGCCGAAACGGCAAAAAAACTGGTTTATCTCATTAATTATCAAAATGTAATCCTGAACAGGGAGAACAGTACCGTCTATCTCAAAGAAAAAGGGATGCGTATTGGTTTCGGTGGAATAGGAAAAGGCTATGCCGCAGAAATGGCCAAGAATGTTTTGCAAAAACAAGGTGTAGGTTCAGGTATCATCAATGCTTCAGGAGACTTAACAGTATGGGGTACACAGGCCGATGGTAAACCCTGGACAATAGGCATTGCCAACCCGGACCAAGCCCGGCTGCCATTTTCTTATTTGAACCTTACGGACACTGCCATTGCCACCTCGGGAAACTATGAAAAATATGTGAAGGTTGGCGGTAAAAAATACTCGCACACCATCAATCCGAAAACAGGAATGCCAATTACCGGGATAAAAAGTGTAACAGTTATTTGCCCCAATGCAGAAATCGCAGATGCTATGGCTACCCCTATCAGTATCATGGGTGTTAAGGCAGGATTGGAAATGATAAACCAAATCCATCAGATAGAATGCATCATCATAGATGACAAAAACAAAATATTCACTTCAAAAAATATCAATTTAATATGA
- a CDS encoding LTA synthase family protein, whose product MKKIFLSRYGLLLSTIIIYIITSFLIRLTLSIISFHNLDGHVYNMLCTFAIGLCYDITVALFIITFYNVYLLFFPTRFIGSIADKILTFFILIVTLFITYFSSIAEFPFWDEFGSRFNFIAVDYLIYTYEVIENIKESYPLPLLIGGLLLLVVLTLFLLNKKKIFQAVFTYKMPFKKRLVASSALLATTVLLGVFLTNKNAEFSKNTTVNELSKNGIFSFFAAFRSNELDYDTFYLTLPQHSAYTILKKELVQENQGYVSTDFDAISRITNGNWQPVQYPNIILVTIESFSAEFLSAFGNKKNITPNYDSLANESIFFKNMYATGTRTVRGMEALTLSVPPTPGNSIVRRPNNKNIFSIGTVLKEKGYQLNFIYGGDGYFDNMNTFFGGQGFDIIDRDRGNPLSDNIDTQRFPIQDNEVSFENAWGICDEDIYKQSIKNADSEFQQNKPFFQFIMTSSNHKPYTFPNGKIDLPQGNRDGAVKYTDYALGKFINQAKTKPWFKNTVFVIVADHCASSAGKWEINIEKHRIPAIIYNLNHQNTQIDRLVSQIDLMPTLFGYLNWNYQSSFYGKDINQTKIGDERAFIGNYRTLGLLKGNIFTQLNDKKRVTQFRWNERSKTMSEVKDTSNRFLITQTIACYQTASERFKKGRMKEKQH is encoded by the coding sequence ATGAAAAAAATATTTTTAAGCAGATATGGATTGCTGCTTTCAACAATAATTATTTACATTATTACGTCTTTTTTGATAAGGCTTACACTTAGCATTATTTCTTTTCATAATCTTGACGGACATGTATATAATATGCTATGCACATTCGCAATAGGCTTATGTTACGATATCACGGTTGCTTTATTTATTATCACTTTCTATAATGTTTATCTGCTGTTTTTCCCTACCCGTTTTATTGGTTCGATAGCGGATAAAATCCTTACTTTTTTCATACTGATCGTAACGCTGTTTATTACCTATTTCAGTTCTATTGCAGAGTTCCCGTTTTGGGATGAATTTGGGTCACGATTTAATTTTATTGCAGTAGATTATCTCATTTATACGTATGAAGTTATAGAAAATATTAAAGAATCCTATCCTTTGCCGTTATTGATTGGGGGATTGCTTTTGTTAGTAGTATTAACCTTATTTTTACTAAATAAAAAGAAAATTTTCCAGGCTGTTTTCACTTATAAAATGCCTTTTAAAAAAAGGTTGGTGGCATCATCAGCCTTATTGGCAACGACCGTCCTTTTGGGGGTTTTCCTGACCAATAAAAATGCGGAGTTCAGTAAAAACACAACTGTAAATGAGCTTAGCAAAAATGGTATTTTTTCCTTTTTTGCTGCATTCAGGTCTAATGAATTAGATTATGATACTTTTTATCTGACCCTGCCACAACACTCCGCATACACTATTCTAAAAAAAGAATTGGTGCAAGAAAACCAAGGATATGTTTCAACGGATTTTGACGCCATTTCGAGAATTACCAATGGGAACTGGCAACCGGTTCAATATCCGAATATTATTTTGGTTACCATAGAAAGTTTTAGTGCTGAATTCCTGTCTGCTTTTGGTAATAAAAAAAATATCACGCCAAATTATGATTCATTGGCAAATGAAAGCATATTTTTTAAAAATATGTATGCAACCGGAACACGTACCGTTCGAGGAATGGAAGCCTTAACACTGTCCGTTCCGCCAACACCCGGAAACAGTATTGTAAGAAGACCAAATAATAAAAACATTTTTTCTATCGGTACGGTGTTAAAAGAAAAAGGGTATCAGCTAAATTTCATTTATGGCGGAGATGGTTATTTTGATAATATGAATACTTTTTTCGGAGGACAAGGTTTTGATATTATTGATCGGGACAGGGGGAATCCGCTATCTGATAATATTGATACACAGCGTTTTCCTATTCAGGATAACGAAGTCAGCTTTGAAAATGCCTGGGGTATTTGCGATGAGGACATTTACAAACAATCCATCAAAAATGCCGATTCAGAGTTTCAGCAGAATAAACCGTTTTTCCAGTTTATAATGACCTCTTCCAACCACAAACCTTACACCTTCCCCAACGGAAAAATAGATTTACCACAAGGAAATAGAGACGGAGCTGTAAAATATACTGATTATGCACTTGGCAAATTCATCAATCAGGCAAAAACAAAACCGTGGTTTAAAAATACGGTTTTCGTAATTGTAGCTGACCATTGCGCAAGCAGTGCCGGAAAATGGGAGATTAACATTGAAAAGCACCGTATTCCGGCTATAATCTATAATCTGAATCATCAGAATACACAAATAGACCGGTTGGTTTCTCAAATCGACCTCATGCCAACGCTTTTTGGATATTTAAACTGGAATTACCAGTCTTCATTTTATGGCAAAGATATTAATCAAACCAAAATTGGCGATGAAAGAGCATTTATTGGGAACTACAGAACACTTGGATTATTGAAAGGAAACATTTTTACACAACTGAATGATAAAAAAAGAGTAACACAATTCCGTTGGAATGAACGGAGTAAAACCATGTCAGAGGTTAAAGATACCAGCAATCGTTTTTTAATTACTCAAACGATAGCCTGTTATCAAACAGCCAGTGAACGATTTAAAAAAGGACGAATGAAAGAAAAGCAGCATTAG
- a CDS encoding phosphatase PAP2 family protein: MKRVFLIFLLFPTLLFSQNIEADSSILSKTTNPAYQFSTKKLIIPTILVSYGVLSLMSDGLKTLNQSTRHESKEHILPGAKIDNYMQYAPAIAVYGLNLSGVKGKHNFKDRTIIYATSQLISAAMVLPTKQLVGEERPDGSSKTSFPSGHTATAFSSAHFMFREYNETNFWLGISGYPIAAMTGIYRIFNDKHWVGDVIAGAGIGILSTEVAYWLFPTISKWFANKKNQASLVILPTYQTKQFGLAIIKTF; this comes from the coding sequence ATGAAGCGTGTTTTCTTAATATTTCTTCTATTTCCAACCTTGCTTTTTTCTCAAAACATAGAAGCAGATAGCAGCATTTTGTCTAAAACAACCAATCCTGCTTATCAGTTTTCCACTAAGAAGCTCATCATTCCCACAATTTTGGTTTCTTATGGTGTTTTAAGTCTAATGTCAGATGGTTTGAAAACACTTAACCAATCTACCCGTCACGAGAGCAAGGAACATATTTTGCCTGGTGCTAAGATTGACAACTACATGCAGTATGCTCCTGCTATTGCAGTCTATGGACTCAATCTGTCGGGGGTAAAAGGAAAACATAATTTTAAGGACAGAACAATCATATATGCAACCTCCCAACTCATATCAGCGGCAATGGTTTTGCCCACCAAACAGTTGGTTGGCGAGGAACGTCCGGATGGTTCCAGTAAGACTTCCTTCCCTTCCGGACATACAGCAACGGCTTTTTCATCCGCACATTTTATGTTCAGGGAATATAATGAAACCAATTTTTGGTTGGGTATTTCCGGCTATCCGATTGCTGCCATGACAGGCATCTACCGGATTTTTAATGACAAACATTGGGTTGGCGACGTAATTGCCGGAGCAGGCATTGGCATTCTATCGACAGAAGTGGCGTATTGGTTGTTTCCGACCATTTCAAAATGGTTTGCCAATAAAAAGAATCAGGCATCACTGGTTATACTACCCACTTATCAAACAAAACAATTTGGATTAGCAATCATTAAAACATTTTAA